A stretch of DNA from Streptomyces venezuelae:
CGGTGCTGACCGTGGCCGCCGAGGGGTTCCTGCGACCCGCCTCGCTCCGCTTCGAGCACGGCCGGCAGGACGTCGACTCCTACCTCGGCGGCTGGTACGACACGGCCGCGCTCTGGCGGGAGGTCTTCGGCCCGCTGGAGCCCGGCGGCACCGGACGAGTGCTGCCCGATCTGTGGGATCCGGTCACCGACCGGGCCACCCGCAGCCCGTACGCGGAACTCCCGCCGGGCGGCGTGCTGATCCTGCACGGCCCGCTGCTGCTGGGCCACTGGTTCCCGTTCGACTTCACCGCGCACATCGCGCTCTCCCCGGGCGCGCTCGCCCGCCGCACCGAGGAGTCCGAGCGCTGGACCCTGCCCGCCTTCGCCCGCTACGAGGCCGAGACCGGCCCCGCCGAGGCCGCCGACACCCTGATCCGCGCCGACGACCCCCGCCGGCCCGCCTGGACCGGCCTCCCCGGCACCCGCCCGGCCTGACCCGGGCTGACCGGCATGAACCGGGGGCTGCGTACGGGACCGGGGGCTACGGACGCCCGCCCGGCCGGGTGACCGCCCGCGCCGCGGCCCGGCAGCCGGCCCGGGCCGCCTCGGCGGGCGGTGCGCCGGCCAGCCGGGCCGCCAGGAAGCCGCCGGTGAAGGCGTCTCCCGCGCCGGTGGTGTCCACCGCCCGGGCGGGCTCCGCCGGGACGTCCGCGGTCACCGTGCCCGCCTCCGCGACCAGCGCACCGGCCACGCCCCGGGTGACCACCACCAGCGGAAAGCGCAGGCTGAGGGCCGCGGCTGCCTCCGCGGCGTCCGCGGTGCCGGCCAGCAGCCGGGCCTCGTCCTCGTTGGGCAGCAGGACCGCAACCCCGTCCACCGCACTGAGGAAACGTTTCACTCCCAGAGAGTGGAGAAACCCGGCCGAAGCCGGATCCACACTCACCGGCACCCCGCGCGCCCGCGCCGCCCGCAGCGCCACCCCGGCCAGCTCGCGGCTGCCGTCGGCGAAGTACAGATAGCCCGACAGATGCAGATGGGCCACCCCGTCCAGCAGCGAGGGAGTCCAGTCGGCCGGACACAGCCGCAGTGCGGCCCCGCTGTCCGTCAGGAAGGTGCGCTCCGCATCCCTGCCGACCAGCGCCACCACCGTCCCGGTCGGCGCCACCGGGTCGACCACCAGCTGCGCCCGCACCCCCGCCGCCGCCAGCGCGCGCTCGTGCCAGGCCGCCGACTCCCTGCCCACCCGGGCCAGCAGCCGGACCTCCGCCGCCCCCGTACGGGCGGCCCAGCAGGCCGCATTGGCCCCCGCACCGCCCGGCATCGTACGGATGCGGGCCGCGGTGTCGGTGGCCGGGGCGAGGGGTTCCGCATGCATCGCGACCACATCCGTCACCACGTCCCCGACCACCAGCAGGGCTCCGCTCACCGGCCCGCCCA
This window harbors:
- a CDS encoding carbohydrate kinase family protein, coding for MSGALLVVGDVVTDVVAMHAEPLAPATDTAARIRTMPGGAGANAACWAARTGAAEVRLLARVGRESAAWHERALAAAGVRAQLVVDPVAPTGTVVALVGRDAERTFLTDSGAALRLCPADWTPSLLDGVAHLHLSGYLYFADGSRELAGVALRAARARGVPVSVDPASAGFLHSLGVKRFLSAVDGVAVLLPNEDEARLLAGTADAAEAAAALSLRFPLVVVTRGVAGALVAEAGTVTADVPAEPARAVDTTGAGDAFTGGFLAARLAGAPPAEAARAGCRAAARAVTRPGGRP
- a CDS encoding uridine kinase, coding for MQKLEAITWERLAERTAGHLDERDTGGDRLRVAVDGAPAAGTGRLAGLLADALRLRGRSVLTVAAEGFLRPASLRFEHGRQDVDSYLGGWYDTAALWREVFGPLEPGGTGRVLPDLWDPVTDRATRSPYAELPPGGVLILHGPLLLGHWFPFDFTAHIALSPGALARRTEESERWTLPAFARYEAETGPAEAADTLIRADDPRRPAWTGLPGTRPA